From a single Columba livia isolate bColLiv1 breed racing homer chromosome 19, bColLiv1.pat.W.v2, whole genome shotgun sequence genomic region:
- the TOR2A gene encoding prosalusin isoform X2 gives MKGLKEFLEKQNPVKPLVMSFHGSTGTGKTYVSSMLVRYLFQGGLQSPYVHQFSPLVHFPHAEHIEQYKENLKRWIQGNLTNCGRSAFLFDEMDKMHPGLIDVIIPFLGPSWVVYGNNYRKAIFVFISNAGGEQINEMTLDLWRAHKDREEISLQDLELAISKAVFENPQSGFWKSGIINEHLIDFIVPFLPLKHHHVKQCVISELGQQGLEVRSDVVQEVADSIPYFPEEEKIFSSTGCKTVASRISFFF, from the exons ATGAAGGGACTGAAGGAGTTCCTGGAGAAGCAGAACCCGGTGAAACCCCTCGTGATGTCCTTCCACGGCTCGACAGGAACAGGCAAAACCTACGTGAGCTCCATGCTCGTCCGCTACCTCTTCCAGGGTGGGCTCCAGAGCCCGTACGTTCACCAGTTCTCTCCGCTAGTGCACTTCCCCCACGCAGAGCACATAGAGCAGTACAAG GAAAACCTGAAGCGCTGGATCCAAGGGAACTTGACAAACTGTGGACGGTCAGCCTTTCTCTTTGACGAGATGGACAAAATGCACCCAGGCCTGATTGATGTGATAATACCATTCCTGGGACCCTCGTGGGTTGTGTACGGGAACAACTACCGCAAAGCCATCTTCGTCTTCATAAG CAACGCGGGAGGGGAGCAGATCAACGAAATGACGCTGGATCTCTGGCGTGCCCACAAGGACCGGGAGGAGATCAGCCTGCAGGACCTGGAGTTGGCCATCTCCAAAGCTGTGTTTGAAAACCCTCAGA gTGGATTCTGGAAATCTGGGATCATTAACGAACATCTCATTGATTTCATTGTGCCCTTCCTCCCACTGAAGCACCACCACGTGAAGCAGTGTGTCATCAGCGAACTTGGCCAGCAAGGCCTCGAAGTACGTTCGGATGTTGTCCAGGAGGTGGCTGACAGCATCCCCTACTtcccagaagaagagaagataTTCTCCTCAACAGGCTGCAAAACAGTGGCCTCTCGGATCAGTTTTTTCTTCTAG